In Mastacembelus armatus chromosome 4, fMasArm1.2, whole genome shotgun sequence, the following are encoded in one genomic region:
- the faah gene encoding fatty-acid amide hydrolase 1, translating to MENVKEFVQKMEMDTRVAALMTGAACAVGALVLLVRKGISHKKTNDKIQIARDRRTESLQQAELAVLRYKESRPSIDSARILNLSLSELTKQLKSGSLTPEDVFYSYMEKTLDVHKNLNCCTGVLLESFDQLKTIASNKDGLLYGVPVSIKENIAYKNHDSSCGVVINLDQPAKEDSVLVQVLKRQGAIPFVKTNLPQGLLNYDCGNPIYGQTVNPHNFQKTSGGSSGGEGALVGGGGSVLGLGSDIGGSIRIPAAFCGISGFKPTAGRISSQGVKPIYRGQKSVLSSAGPMAKDVESLALCMQALLCDHMFSLDPTIPPIPFNVQVYESTKPLRIGYLENDGYLQPSPSMVRAIREVKALLEQAGHTLVPYSPLKISYLVTELLIKGVFADGAATLLKKLKGSPLDPCLKAQVLPYYLPKWLKKALSFLLKPLASRTSVILNAICGVGSVSDLWEQHAAVEDYIQEMIAEWRRCNIDVLLCPVIGPAFNHLYCGRVTTALTCTMIYNLLTFPAGVVPVTTVTAEDEQELQHYTGIYQDRWDRLFKQAVSQSEGLPVAVQCVALPWQDELCLRFMKEVEQLVKQSRK from the exons ATGGAAAACGTTAAAGAGTTTGTTCAGAAAATGGAGATGGACACACGGGTCGCGGCTCTGATGACCGGTGCTGCCTGCGCTGTGGGAGCGCTGGTACTGCTGGTCCGGAAGGGCATCAGTCACAAAAAGACGAATGATAAAATCCAGATAGCCAGAGACCGGAGGACTGAGAGCCTCCAGCAGGCAGAGCTGGCTGTACTTCGGTACAAGGAGTCG CGTCCCTCGATCGACTCTGCTCGCATCTTGAATCTGTCCCTGTCTGAGCTGACAAAACAACTGAAGTCCGGCTCTCTGACCCCTGAGGATGTCTTTTATTCCTACATGGAAAAG actCTTGATGTACACAAAAACCTGAACTGCTGCACAGGAGTTTTGCTGGAGAGTTTCGACCAGCTGAAAACCATTGCCTCCAACAAGGACGGCCTCTTGTACGGTGTGCCAGTTAGcatcaaagaaaacattgcATACAAG AACCATGACTCTTCTTGCGGCGTGGTCATTAATCTGGACCAGCCTGCCAAGGAGGACAGTGTGCTTGTTCAAGTTCTGAAGAGACAAGGAGCTATTCCCTTTGTGAAAACCAACCTGCCCCAAGGCCTGTTAAA TTATGACTGTGGTAACCCCATCTATGGGCAGACTGTGAATCCCCATAACTTTCAGAAGACCTCTGGAGGTTCGAGTGGTGGGGAGGGGGCTCTCGTTGGGGGAGGAGGCTCTGTGCTTGGTTTAGGTAGTGATATAGGGGGCAGCATCCGTATTCCTGCTGCTTTCTGTGGAATCAGTGGCTTCAAGCCTACAGCAGGTCGGATAAG TTCACAGGGTGTGAAGCCCATTTATCGAGGGCAAAAGTCAG TGCTGTCATCTGCTGGACCCATGGCAAAGGATGTGGAGAGTCTGGCACTGTGCATGCAGGCTCTTCTCTGTGATCACATGTTTTCCCTGGACCCTACTATTCCACCCATACCTTTTAATGTGCAG GTATATGAGAGCACCAAACCTCTGAGGATCGGTTACCTAGAGAACGATGGCTACCTACAGCCGTCTCCAAGCATGGTCCGAGCCATAAGAGAGGTCAAAGCTCTGTTAGAGCAAGCAGGGCACACT TTGGTGCCCTATAGTCCTCTGAAGATCAGTTATCTCGTCACTGAACTGTTGATAAAAGGTGTCTTTGCAGACGGAGCAGCCACCCTGCTAAAAAAACT gaAGGGAAGCCCCCTGGACCCTTGTCTGAAAGCACAAGTTTTACCTTACTATCTTCCAAAGTGGTTGAAAAAagctctttctttccttctcaaGCCCCTG GCTTCTCGAACTTCTGTCATCTTAAATGCTATCTGTGGAGTTGG ATCTGTTTCAGATCTGTGGGAGCAGCATGCTGCTGTTGAG GACTACATTCAAGAAATGATAGCAGAGTGGAGGAGATGCAACATAGACGTGCTGCTGTGCCCTGTGATCGGACCAGCCTTCAACCACCTATACTGCGGCAGGGTTACCA CTGCACTAACTTGCACAATGATTTACAATCTGCTCACCTTTCCTGCTGGTGTCGTTCCTGTTACCACGGTGACCGCAGAGGATGAGCAGGAACTCCAGCACTACACCGGGATTTATCAGGACCGCTGGGACAGGCTCTTCAAACAG GCTGTGTCTCAAAGCGAGGGTCTGCCTGTGGCGGTGCAGTGTGTTGCATTGCCCTGGCAGGATGAGCTCTGCCTGCGCTTCATGAAAGAGGTGGAACAGCTGGTCAAGCAGAGCAGGAAGTGA
- the uqcrh gene encoding cytochrome b-c1 complex subunit 6, mitochondrial — MVFEDKMVMEGEPEDEEDEEEEMVDPVETVRQKCAETEHCVHTRERLEQCETRVGSRSSTEEDCTEELFDFLHARDHCVAHKLFHSVK; from the exons ATGGTTTTCGAGGACAAGATGGTCATGGAAGGAGAGCCCGAGGAT gagGAAGACGAAGAGGAAGAGATGGTG GATCCTGTGGAAACAGTGAGACAGAAATGTGCAGAGACAGAGCACTGCGTCCACACTCGGGAGCGTCTGGAGCAGTGTGAGACCAGAGTTGGCTCTCGGTCTTCAACAGAGGAGGATTGCACTGAGGAGCTCTTTGACTTCCTGCATGCTCGGGACCACTGT GTGGCACACAAACTTTTCCATTCTGTCAAATAA
- the LOC113129160 gene encoding olfactory receptor 1500-like, translating to MELFNSALGKNITFVHPLYFIISGLSGIPNIRHYYVFLFLVYIVSVVANTTVMAVICLDHNLRTPKYVAVFNLALVDLIGSCALVPKVLDIFLFNHPYISYNDCLTFFFFCYTCLSMQSFNLVALAYDRLIAITFPLHYQVKVTHRFMFSLIAFFWMFVVIANLIAVGLLTRLSFCESVVINSYFCDHGQIYRLSCNDHFPNYVVSCLYPVLIYWLPLAFILLSYVYIVFTLAKVATVQQGLKSFKTCIGHLSLVAIYFIPVLII from the coding sequence ATGGAATTATTCAACTCAGCTCTTGGAAAAAACATCACTTTTGTGCATCCTTTATATTTCATAATAAGTGGTCTTTCTGGCATTCCAAATATAAGACATTACTATGTCTTTCTCTTCTTGGTGTATATTGTGTCAGTGGTGGCAAACACAACTGTGATGGCTGTAATATGCTTGGATCATAATCTGAGAACTCCAAAATATGTggcagtttttaatttagcacTTGTGGACCTGATTGGTAGCTGTGCTTTGGTGCCTAAAGTTCTTGACATCTTTCTGTTTAACCATCCTTACATATCATACAACGACTGCTTaacattctttttcttttgctacaCCTGCCTTTCTATGCAGTCATTTAATCTGGTTGCACTTGCCTATGACAGACTAATAGCTATCACCTTCCCACTGCACTATCAGGTGAAAGTGACCCAcaggttcatgttttctttgattgCCTTTTTTTGGATGTTTGTTGTAATTGCTAATCTCATTGCAGTTGGACTTCTCACAAGACTTTCCTTCTGTGAATCTGTGGTTATCAACAGCTATTTCTGTGACCATGGCCAGATATACCGGCTTTCGTGCAATGACCATTTCCCCAATTATGTTGTCAGTTGTTTATACCCAGTTCTTATTTATTGGCTTCCACTAGCCTTTATCTTGTTAAGCTATGTGTATATTGTCTTTACTTTGGCTAAAGTGGCTACAGTTCAGCAAGGACTTAAATCCTTTAAAACCTGCATAGGTCATCTTTCATTAGTCGCAATCTATTTCATCCCagtattaataatataa
- the LOC113129162 gene encoding cytochrome P450 2J2-like produces MDVLSGVYVSPAWQWVDTWSLLMFALVLLVVSEYVRSRRPSNFPPGPWALPVVGNIFSLDSNNVHGDMVKLAQKYGNIYSLKMGPKWMVVLNGLSTLQEGLLTKGDILADRPVVPLHDDMFPNLGLVFTNGHIWKQQRRFTLFTLKSLGVGKKSLESPILTEFIYMSNEIANQKGKPFSPILIIRNGVSNIICSLVFGHRFEYGNEKFVKLIKLFDSAFQIEASVWAELYNAFPMVMKHLPGPHQTLKKIYGEVINFVKTEIKKHKEDWDPSEPRNFIDCYLKEIHRTDGEVDTDFHEDNLVMCSFDLFGAGTETTSTTLLWALLYMATYTEIQEKVQAEIDAVLGQSRQPSMEDRANLPYTDAVIHEVQRMGNIAPLSVPHVTNRELQLEGYTIPKGVTVIPNLTSVLFDKKEWETPDTFNPRHFLNEEGKFVKPAAFIPFSAGKRVCLGENLARMELFLLFTSLLQCFTFSMPPGVKSVLTPCFGLTLSPSPYEICATSRGI; encoded by the exons ATGGATGTGCTCTCTGGAGTGTATGTTTCCCCTGCGTGGCAGTGGGTGGACACCTGGAGTCTGCTCATGTTTGCTCTGGTCCTCCTGGTGGTATCCGAGTACGTGAGGAGCCGTCGGCCCAGCAACTTTCCTCCAGGACCCTGGGCTCTTCCTGTGGTGGGGAATATTTTCTCTCTTGACTCCAACAATGTCCATGGAGACATGGTCAAG TTAGCACAGAAATATGGGAATATATACAGTCTTAAAATGGGCCCCAAATGGATGGTGGTGTTAAATGGCCTCAGCACCCTGCAAGAAGGTCTACTCACCAAGGGAGACATACTGGCTGACCGCCCAGTCGTTCCTCTCCATGATGATATGTTCCCCAATTTgg GTCTTGTTTTTACTAATGGACACATATGGAAACAGCAAAGGCGATTTACCCTCTTCACTCTCAAATCCTTGGGGGTTGGCAAAAAATCCCTGGAATCTCCTATACTGActgaatttatttatatgtCCAACGAAATAGCTAATCAGAAAG GCAAACCATTCAGTCCAATACTCATCATCAGGAATGGTGTGTCCAACATCATCTGCTCCCTGGTTTTTGGTCATCGCTTTGAGTATGGCAATGAGAAGTTTGTGAAGCTGATCAAATTGTTTGATAGTGCGTTCCAAATTGAAGCCTCAGTTTGGGCAGAG CTCTACAATGCATTTCCCATGGTGATGAAGCATTTGCCAGGGCCACACCAAACTCTTAAAAAAATTTATGGTGAAGTAATAAActttgtgaaaacagaaatcaaaaagcACAAGGAAGACTGGGACCCGTCTGAACCAAGAAACTTTATCGACTGTTACCTGAAAGAGATTCACAGG ACAGATGGTGAAGTCGACACTGACTTTCATGAGGACAACTTGGTGATGTGTTCGTTTGATCTGTTTGGGGCTGGCACTGAGACCACATCCACCACCCTGCTCTGGGCTTTGCTCTACATGGCAACATACACTGAGATTCAGG AAAAGGTCCAGGCTGAGATAGACGCAGTGCTTGGACAGTCCAGGCAGCCATCTATGGAGGACCGAGCAAACCTCCCCTACACGGATGCTGTCATCCACGAGGTCCAGAGGATGGGAAACATAGCTCCTCTCAGTGTGCCTCATGTCACCAACAGGGAGCTTCAGCTGGAAGGGTACACGATCCCAAAG GGTGTTACAGTTATTCCCAACTTGACCTCGGTCCTGTTTGACAAAAAAGAGTGGGAGACACCTGATACCTTTAACCCAAGACACTTCCTCAACGAGGAGGGCAAGTTTGTGAAGCCAGCTGCTTTCATCCCTTTCTCTGCTG GTAAGCGTGTGTGTCTCGGGGAGAACCTGGCCAGGATGgagctcttcctcctcttcacctcGCTCCTGCAGTGTTTCACCTTCTCCATGCCTCCGGGGGTGAAGTCTGTGCTGACGCCATGTTTTGGCTTAACGCTTTCCCCCAGCCCCTATGAAATCTGTGCCACCTCACGTGGAATTTGA